A genomic region of Vitis vinifera cultivar Pinot Noir 40024 chromosome 7, ASM3070453v1 contains the following coding sequences:
- the LOC100259289 gene encoding phosphatidylinositol 3,4,5-trisphosphate 3-phosphatase and protein-tyrosine-phosphatase PTEN2A has protein sequence MDPDSAKPSSQQPANAAAAESPTPAVATQDRSTHDSPPLLSASGISSWAKNLKIPQPLAATQDDSQTGDGGKSTFSRFTSGFGLRLSPAAPMPAESVVSTSTTTQPGVLESFTKGLVDSSKSAVKAVQVKARHIVSQNKRRYQEGEFDLDMTYITENIIAMGFPAGDMSSGFLGFIEGFYRNHMEEVIKFFETHHKGKYKVYNLCSERLYDASLFEGKVASFPFDDHNCPPIQLITSFCQSAYSWLKQDIENVVVVHCKAGMARTGLMLSSLLLFLKFFPTAEESINYYNQKRCLDGKGLVLPSQIRYVKYFERILTHFNGQNPPGRRCMLRGFRLHRCPSWFRPSITVSDHNGILFSTRKHPKTKDLMPEDFWISAAKKGIVVFALPREPGLAELAGDFKFHFHDSEGDFYCWLNTTMTENRKILSTYDLDGFEKRKLPSPGFQVEVVMIDYDGTIQTRFKSDSSRNGSDGNSGYVPAPSGGVAATSNQSKVSESQDNDDVFSDSEGEETESSTRKQAQTTSGTGHGAPGPKSGSTVEQIAGIKHGTEHLSLVSEQPSQINPSKEPKSDGALQEVSDFKAIAADASVFSFGDEEDYESE, from the exons ATGGACCCAGACTCTGCTAAACCATCATCTCAGCAACCTGCTAATGCAGCTGCTGCTGAGTCTCCAACTCCTGCTGTCGCTACACAAGATAGGTCTACACATGACTCACCGCCATTGTTATCTGCTTCTGGTATATCGTCATGGGCCAAAAATCTGAAAATTCCACAGCCCTTAGCAGCAACACAAGATGATTCGCAAACTGGAGATGGAGGGAAGTCAACCTTTTCACGTTTCACCAGTGGTTTTGGGTTGCGGCTGTCTCCAGCAGCACCTATGCCAGCTGAGAGTGTTGTAAGCACCTCCACAACTACACAACCTGGTGTTCTCGAATCCTTCACAAAAGGGTTAGTTGACTCATCAAAGAGTGCAGTGAAGGCTGTGCAGGTCAAGGCACGCCATATTGTCTCTCAAAACAAACGAAGATACCAG GAAggagaatttgatttggatatgACTTACATCACTGAGAACATAATTGCAATGGGGTTTCCTGCTGGTGATATGAGCTCTGGGTTTTTAGGATTTATTGAG GGATTTTATCGAAATCACATGGAAGAAGTGATCAAGTTTTTTGAAACTCATCACAAG GGCAAATATAAGGTATACAATCTTTGTTCAGAGCGGCTCTACGATGCATCACTCTTTGAGGGAAAG GTTGCATCCTTCCCCTTTGATGACCATAACTGCCCCCCTATTCAACTCATAACTTCATTTTGTCAAAGTGCATACTCATGGTTGAAGCAAGATATTGAGAATGTGGTGGTTGTTCATTGCAAAGCTGGGATGGCAAGGACAGGACTAATGCTTTCAAGCCTTCTTTTATTCCTAAAG TTCTTCCCGACAGCTGAGGAGTCCATCAACTATTACAACCAAAAAAGATGCTTAGATGGGAAGGGTCTAGTTCTCCCAAGTCAGATT AGGTATGTCAAATATTTTGAGCGCATCTTAACACACTTCAATGGTCAAAATCCTCCTGGACGCAG GTGCATGCTTAGAGGGTTTCGGCTTCATAGGTGCCCTTCCTGGTTTAGGCCCTCCATTACAGTCTCTGATCATAATG GAATTTTATTCTCAACAAGAAAGCATCCAAAAACCAAGGATCTAATG CCAGAAGACTTTTGGATCAGTGCAGCAAAGAAAGGGATTGTGGTCTTTGCTCTACCGAGGGAGCCTGGTCTGGCAGAGTTGGCTGGAGACTTCAAGTTCCATTTTCATGACAGTGAAGGAGATTTTTACTG TTGGTTAAATACGACAATGACAGAAAACAGAAAAATTTTGAGCACCTATGATCTTGATGGATTCGAAAAG AGGAAACTGCCTTCACCTGGATTCCAGGTTGAAGTTGTGATGATAGATTATGACGGAACCATTCAGACAAGGTTTAAATCTGATTCAAGCAGGAACGGGTCTGATGGAAACTCAGGCTATGTTCCTGCCCCTAGCGGTGGTGTTGCAGCTACTTCCAACCAAAGTAAAGTTTCTGAAAGCCAAGACAATGATGATGTATTCTCAGACAGTGAGGGAGAGGAGACTGAATCTTCAACCAGAAAGCAAGCTCAAACAACTTCGGGCACTGGACATGGGGCACCTGGTCCCAAATCTGGTTCCACAGTAGAGCAAATTGCGGGTATAAAACATGGAACTGAACATCTGTCGCTGGTAAGTGAGCAGCCCTCACAGATCAATCCTTCCAAGGAACCAAAAAGTGATGGAGCCCTCCAAGAGGTAAGTGATTTCAAGGCAATTGCAGCTGATGCTTCAGTTTTCTCTTTTGGAGATGAAGAGGACTATGAGAGTGAGTAA
- the LOC100250708 gene encoding F-box protein At1g47056 isoform X2 → MGQSHSSSSAGAAPAPPAIPMGPVVPTSLLAPAMSSAPGMYLRESNSSLRSTARSPLYISMPETDDCVESSEVDGPDYTSDLPDDILACIFQFLSTGDRKRCSLVCQRWLLVEGRSRHRLSLNAQSEIIPLIPCIFFRFDSVSKLTLKCDRRSISISDDALILISNLSKNLTRLKLRGCRELTDVGMAALAKNCKGLKKLSCGSCTFGTKGINAVLDHCSALEELSVKRLRGMNDRGVAEPIGPGVAASSLKSLCLKELYNGQCFERLVVASKKLRTLKLFGCFGDWDRFLETVTDGNSNLVEIHLERLQVTDMGLSAISKCLNLEILHILRTPECTNLGLVSVAGNCKLLRKLHIDGWRTNRIGDEGLIAVAKQCTNLQELVLIGVNPTSSSITAVASNCQKLERLALCGSQTIGDKEISSIAAKCTALRKLCIKGCPISDHGMEALAWGCPNLVKVKVKKCPGVTCEAVDSLRARREALIVNLDAVAVETLDASTSDGGAQEDGQEPPPMAGT, encoded by the exons ATGGGTCAGTCCCACTCATCCTCATCCGCCGGAGCAGCTCCGGCGCCTCCAGCGATCCCGATGGGTCCGGTAGTTCCGACATCTCTTCTAGCTCCGGCGATGTCTTCGGCTCCAGGGATGTATCTCCGTGAATCTAATTCTAGCCTTCGATCCACCGCCAGATCGCCGCTCTACATTTCTATGCCGGAAACGGACGACTGTGTCGAGTCTTCGGAGGTTGATGGGCCAGATTATACTTCGGATCTTCCAGACGATATATTGGCTTGCATTTTTCAGTTTCTAAGTACCGGTGACCGAAAACGGTGCTCTCTGGTGTGCCAGCGGTGGCTTCTGGTGGAGGGCCGGAGCCGTCACCGTTTATCTCTCAACGCGCAATCGGAAATTATTCCTCTGATTCCTTGCATCTTCTTCCGGTTCGACTCTGTCTCGAAACTTACTCTGAAGTGCGATCGCAGATCAATCAGCATAAGCGACGACGCTTTGATTCTTATCTCGAACTTGTCCAAAAACCTAACTCGCCTCAAGCTTCGCGGTTGCCGTGAACTCACCGATGTCGGAATGGCCGCATTGGCTAAGAACTGCAAGGGTTTGAAGAAGCTCTCGTGTGGTTCCTGCACTTTCGGCACCAAGGGCATCAACGCAGTACTCGATCACTGCTCAGCTCTGGAAGAACTCTCTGTCAAGAGGCTTCGCGGTATGAATGACCGTGGCGTCGCCGAGCCCATAGGCCCTGGCGTCGCCGCTTCTTCGCTCAAATCTCTGTGTCTCAAGGAGCTTTACAATGGACAGTGCTTCGAACGGCTTGTAGTCGCCTCGAAGAAGCTCAGAACACTGAAACTGTTTGGCTGCTTTGGCGATTGGGATAGATTTCTTGAAACGGTAACAGATGGGAACAGTAACCTTGTTGAAATCCATCTAGAGAGGCTGCAAGTCACTGATATGGGCCTTTCAGCGATTTCAAAATGTTTGAATTTGGAGATTTTGCACATTCTCAGGACCCCGGAGTGTACAAATTTGGGGCTCGTGTCTGTGGCTGGAAATTGTAAGCTCTTGAGGAAGCTTCATATTGATGGATGGAGAACGAATCGAATTGGTGACGAGGGGTTGATTGCTGTAGCTAAACAATGCACTAACCTGCAAGAGCTTGTTTTGATTGGTGTAAATCCTACTTCATCGAGTATAACTGCAGTCGCGTCCAATTGCCAAAAATTGGAAAGATTGGCTTTGTGTGGGAGTCAAACAATTGGCGATAAGGAAATTTCAAGCATTGCAGCAAAATGCACGGCATTGAGAAAGCTATGTATTAAGGGATGCCCTATTTCTGATCACGGGATGGAAGCTCTCGCTTGGGGTTGCCCTAATCTGGTTAAGGTCAAGGTAAAGAAGTGTCCAGGAGTGACCTGCGAAGCTGTAGATTCGTTGAGAGCAAGAAGGGAAGCATTGATAGTAAATTTGGATGCTGTTGCGGTTGAAACTTTGGATGCAAGCACTAGTGATGGTGGAGCCCAAGAAGATGGACAGGAACCTCCCCCAATG GCAGGAACTTAG
- the LOC100250708 gene encoding F-box protein At1g47056 isoform X1, whose protein sequence is MGQSHSSSSAGAAPAPPAIPMGPVVPTSLLAPAMSSAPGMYLRESNSSLRSTARSPLYISMPETDDCVESSEVDGPDYTSDLPDDILACIFQFLSTGDRKRCSLVCQRWLLVEGRSRHRLSLNAQSEIIPLIPCIFFRFDSVSKLTLKCDRRSISISDDALILISNLSKNLTRLKLRGCRELTDVGMAALAKNCKGLKKLSCGSCTFGTKGINAVLDHCSALEELSVKRLRGMNDRGVAEPIGPGVAASSLKSLCLKELYNGQCFERLVVASKKLRTLKLFGCFGDWDRFLETVTDGNSNLVEIHLERLQVTDMGLSAISKCLNLEILHILRTPECTNLGLVSVAGNCKLLRKLHIDGWRTNRIGDEGLIAVAKQCTNLQELVLIGVNPTSSSITAVASNCQKLERLALCGSQTIGDKEISSIAAKCTALRKLCIKGCPISDHGMEALAWGCPNLVKVKVKKCPGVTCEAVDSLRARREALIVNLDAVAVETLDASTSDGGAQEDGQEPPPMVSQVTVVDGPSGSNGLSALFKSKFGHFAGRNLVACAFGRWSNSRGSSADGK, encoded by the coding sequence ATGGGTCAGTCCCACTCATCCTCATCCGCCGGAGCAGCTCCGGCGCCTCCAGCGATCCCGATGGGTCCGGTAGTTCCGACATCTCTTCTAGCTCCGGCGATGTCTTCGGCTCCAGGGATGTATCTCCGTGAATCTAATTCTAGCCTTCGATCCACCGCCAGATCGCCGCTCTACATTTCTATGCCGGAAACGGACGACTGTGTCGAGTCTTCGGAGGTTGATGGGCCAGATTATACTTCGGATCTTCCAGACGATATATTGGCTTGCATTTTTCAGTTTCTAAGTACCGGTGACCGAAAACGGTGCTCTCTGGTGTGCCAGCGGTGGCTTCTGGTGGAGGGCCGGAGCCGTCACCGTTTATCTCTCAACGCGCAATCGGAAATTATTCCTCTGATTCCTTGCATCTTCTTCCGGTTCGACTCTGTCTCGAAACTTACTCTGAAGTGCGATCGCAGATCAATCAGCATAAGCGACGACGCTTTGATTCTTATCTCGAACTTGTCCAAAAACCTAACTCGCCTCAAGCTTCGCGGTTGCCGTGAACTCACCGATGTCGGAATGGCCGCATTGGCTAAGAACTGCAAGGGTTTGAAGAAGCTCTCGTGTGGTTCCTGCACTTTCGGCACCAAGGGCATCAACGCAGTACTCGATCACTGCTCAGCTCTGGAAGAACTCTCTGTCAAGAGGCTTCGCGGTATGAATGACCGTGGCGTCGCCGAGCCCATAGGCCCTGGCGTCGCCGCTTCTTCGCTCAAATCTCTGTGTCTCAAGGAGCTTTACAATGGACAGTGCTTCGAACGGCTTGTAGTCGCCTCGAAGAAGCTCAGAACACTGAAACTGTTTGGCTGCTTTGGCGATTGGGATAGATTTCTTGAAACGGTAACAGATGGGAACAGTAACCTTGTTGAAATCCATCTAGAGAGGCTGCAAGTCACTGATATGGGCCTTTCAGCGATTTCAAAATGTTTGAATTTGGAGATTTTGCACATTCTCAGGACCCCGGAGTGTACAAATTTGGGGCTCGTGTCTGTGGCTGGAAATTGTAAGCTCTTGAGGAAGCTTCATATTGATGGATGGAGAACGAATCGAATTGGTGACGAGGGGTTGATTGCTGTAGCTAAACAATGCACTAACCTGCAAGAGCTTGTTTTGATTGGTGTAAATCCTACTTCATCGAGTATAACTGCAGTCGCGTCCAATTGCCAAAAATTGGAAAGATTGGCTTTGTGTGGGAGTCAAACAATTGGCGATAAGGAAATTTCAAGCATTGCAGCAAAATGCACGGCATTGAGAAAGCTATGTATTAAGGGATGCCCTATTTCTGATCACGGGATGGAAGCTCTCGCTTGGGGTTGCCCTAATCTGGTTAAGGTCAAGGTAAAGAAGTGTCCAGGAGTGACCTGCGAAGCTGTAGATTCGTTGAGAGCAAGAAGGGAAGCATTGATAGTAAATTTGGATGCTGTTGCGGTTGAAACTTTGGATGCAAGCACTAGTGATGGTGGAGCCCAAGAAGATGGACAGGAACCTCCCCCAATGGTAAGCCAAGTAACTGTTGTTGATGGTCCTTCGGGCAGTAATGGTCTATCAGCATTGTTCAAGTCAAAATTTGGCCATTTTGCAGGCAGGAACTTAGTGGCATGCGCATTCGGAAGGTGGTCAAACAGTAGAGGTAGTTCTGCTGACGGCAAATGA
- the LOC100254172 gene encoding small RNA degrading nuclease 1, producing MDNTLVNAEKEVLVEMVKLAQKRGLEGSKGSWKDFLSTYDRKLGPSLSDPSRRPVDTLVSFLKTFSKEEDLKFFAKILQCYANRKVVEEFKTKSHGKESPEQRLIRLTLEHPQYPLDYSFPSHEEGWMVTKIRQKFKFTRSNAMLAVDCEMVLCEDGTEGLVRVCVVDRNLQVKLNELVKPHKAVVDYRTEITGVSAKDFDETTSSLVDIQRSMKKLLSHGAVLVGHSLHNDLKALKLDHARVIDTAFIYKYENQPINRRPSLNNLCKSILGYEVRQKDAPHNCLDDASAAMKLVLAKLEQGLDDAIPFVHEDVPENEMAKLLLHRIPTDVPIEELNRIIPGEFTMEHQPRKKVRGEYYSALAIFRNSQEAYEAFENIRGTQGKDSSGRSQKSVSFQLGTGATASLYVRKMAHNDSLGQVSSRKRSPQVEEISGDSKKLKTEEKTGDKEMMVDTNQCEDHMKEIERLKAVLSQRDNEISTLHKIITSLTRKQGL from the exons ATGGATAACACACTCGTCAACGCTGAGAAAGAG GTTCTCGTTGAAATGGTGAAATTGGCTCAGAAACGAGGATTGGAGGGCTCCAAAGGAAGCTGGAAGGATTTTCTGAGTACTTACGATAGGAAGCTTGGGCCAAGCTTGAGCGATCCATCGAGGAGGCCTGTTGATACATTGGTGTCTTTTCTGAAGACATTCTCCAAAGAGGAAGACCTAAAG TTTTTTGCAAAAATATTGCAGTGTTATGCAAACCGCAAGGTAGTTGAGGAATTCAAAACGAAGTCTCATGGAAAGGAGTCCCCCGAGCAG AGGCTGATCCGCTTAACTCTTGAACATCCGCAATACCCATTAGATTATTCATTCCCATCCCATGAAGAG GGGTGGATGGTTACAAAAATTCGTCAAAAGTTCAAGTTTACAAGATCAAATGCAATGCTTGCTGTTGATTGTGAGATGGTTCTCTGTGAAGATGGAACTGAAGGTTTAGTGAGGGTATGTGTTGTGGATCGCAATTTACAG GTCAAACTTAATGAACTTGTAAAGCCCCATAAAGCGGTTGTAGATTATAGAACTGAGATTACTGGAGTCAGTGCAAAAGATTTTGATGAAACTACTTCCTCATTGGTAGATATACAG AGATCCATGAAGAAGCTATTATCACATGGAGCTGTTTTAGTTGGTCACAGTTTGCATAATGATCTGAAAG CACTGAAGTTGGACCATGCAAGGGTGATTGACACTGCATTTATCTACAAATATGAGAACCAACCTATTAACAGAAGACCTTCTTTGAACAATCTGTGCAAG TCTATCTTGGGCTATGAAGTGCGTCAGAAGGATGCTCCGCACAATTGTCTAGATGATGCATCTGCTGCAATGAAACTTGTTCTTGCCAAGTTAGAGCAAGGGTTGGATGATGCTATTCCCTTTGTTCATGAAGAT GTGCCTGAAAATGAAATGGCGAAGCTGCTTCTCCACAGGATACCAACTGATGTGCCCATTGAAGAGTTAAATAGAATTATTCCTGGGGAATTTACCATGGAACACCAG CCAAGGAAGAAAGTTCGAGGAGAATATTATTCTGCCCTTGCCATCTTTAGGAATTCACAAGAGGCATATGAAGCATTTGAAAACATTCGAGGGACCCAAGGAAAG GATTCATCTGGACGGTCACAGAAGTCCGTCTCATTTCAGCTCGGCACAGGAGCAACTGCTAGTCTATATGTTCGGAAAATGGCACATAATGATTCCCTTGGTCAAGTCTCATCAAGGAAGAGATCCCCCCAAGTTGAGGAGATCTCAGGTGACTCCAAGAAGTTAAAGACGGAGGAAAAAACAGGGGACAAGGAGATGATGGTAGACACAAATCAGTGTGAAGATCATATGAAAGAGATTGAAAGGTTGAAAGCAGTTCTGAGTCAAAGAGATAATGAAATATCCACCTTGCATAAGATCATAACTTCCCTTACAAGGAAACAAGGACTCTAA